The following proteins are co-located in the Camelina sativa cultivar DH55 chromosome 12, Cs, whole genome shotgun sequence genome:
- the LOC109128114 gene encoding F-box/kelch-repeat protein At5g49000-like produces the protein MGCVEQYVYVCLRIFPEPSPRWFILHPIQRWLKPIHMDFYDQAPKSGSAFVTMSYLIYIIGGLVDGKPTSEVSYFNCIQHKWYALPPMKMARASPSASLMLTDSGGCKIYVFGGLADDVADSSNWAEVYDISTNTWDFLFVFTPKMPLNIQQSVLMKTKEEEEVYAVDEDGQNFSFSPSKCMFVARGKTDSMPGYIYRNDWCVMGTFLFCRATRGRILWCLP, from the coding sequence ATGGGTTGCGTCGAGCAATATGTCTACGTATGCTTGCGCATCTTTCCAGAACCAAGCCCACGCTGGTTCATCCTCCACCCCATACAACGTTGGCTGAAACCCATCCATATGGACTTTTATGATCAGGCTCCGAAATCAGGCTCCGCTTTCGTGACGATGTCTTATCTGATTTATATCATCGGTGGACTCGTAGACGGCAAGCCCACTTCGGAAGTCTCGTATTTCAATTGTATCCAGCACAAATGGTACGCCCTGCCGCCCATGAAGATGGCTCGTGCTTCCCCATCTGCAAGCCTGATGTTGACAGACTCAGGCGGCTGCAAGATATATGTGTTTGGAGGGCTCGCGGATGATGTAGCTGATTCCTCAAACTGGGCAGAGGTGTACGACATCTCCACCAACACTTGGGATTTCTTGTTTGTGTTTACGCCCAAGATGCCCCTCAATATCCAACAAAGCGTGTTGATGAAAActaaagaggaggaggaggtttaCGCAGTGGATGAGGATGGTCAAAACTTCTCCTTCTCACCAAGTAAATGTATGTTTGTGGCAAGGGGTAAAACAGATTCCATGCCAGGATACATTTACAGAAACGATTGGTGTGTCATGGGGACATTCTTATTCTGCCGTGCCACCCGCGGGAGAATACTGTGGTGTTTGCCCTGA